The following coding sequences are from one Marinoscillum sp. 108 window:
- a CDS encoding alpha amylase C-terminal domain-containing protein yields the protein MPSKNTPILVKNDPWLAPFESDIQDRMKRFEARKKQLESEYGSIDAFASGYNYLGFNYDTKKKGWWYREWAPNASALSVIGDFNNWDRSAHPLQKNDRGIWEIFLEDKLYGSKLTHEAAVKVHVVSDKGGVDRIPAYARYVTQDEKTYDFTARLWHPEKPYKWTDKKFAPDQSFDNPYIYECHVGMAQEKEGVGTYREFADKILSKIKEQGYNTIQVMAVQEHPYYGSFGYHVSNFFAPSSRFGTPHDLKYLVDTAHKLGIAVIMDIVHSHAVKNLAEGLNEFDGSDDQYFHPGGRGFHTLWDSKLFNYGKEEVLRFLLSNVKYWLEEFHMDGFRYDGVTSMLYFHHGDISFDHYEKYFKDVDWDVLTYFQLANDLIKEIKPKGISIAEDMSGMPGLCRPVSEGGMGFDFRLGMGIPDYWIKLLKHKHDEQWNIHEMWDTLTNRRYGERTIAYAESHDQALVGDKSIAFWLMDKEMYTHMHKDTPSLIIDRGIALHKMIRLFTLSLGGEGWLNFIGNEFGHPEWVDFPREGNGWSYKYARRQWNLQEHPDLRYKQLYNFGAAMVQMANDEKIVGSLPAQQLNMDEDNKAIIFERNNLIFAFNFSPTNSVPDYRFKVPVPGKYKIILNSDKGEFGGHDRIDDEMTYPTVALFGEHFLSVYLPSRVAIVLKKVK from the coding sequence ATGCCTTCAAAGAACACACCCATTTTAGTCAAAAATGATCCCTGGCTTGCTCCCTTTGAGTCAGATATTCAGGACAGGATGAAGCGATTTGAAGCTCGCAAAAAGCAGCTGGAGTCAGAATATGGTAGCATTGATGCTTTTGCCAGTGGTTACAACTACCTGGGGTTTAACTACGATACTAAGAAAAAAGGATGGTGGTATAGAGAGTGGGCCCCAAATGCCAGCGCTCTCAGTGTGATCGGTGACTTTAACAACTGGGACAGATCTGCTCACCCACTTCAAAAAAATGATCGGGGAATCTGGGAGATTTTTTTGGAGGACAAACTATATGGCTCCAAACTCACCCATGAGGCTGCGGTGAAGGTACACGTAGTGTCCGACAAAGGCGGGGTAGACCGCATTCCTGCTTACGCCAGGTATGTCACTCAGGATGAGAAAACCTATGATTTTACTGCCCGCCTCTGGCATCCCGAGAAACCTTACAAATGGACAGATAAGAAATTTGCTCCGGATCAGTCCTTCGACAATCCTTATATCTACGAATGTCATGTGGGCATGGCTCAGGAGAAGGAAGGTGTGGGTACCTACCGCGAGTTTGCAGATAAGATACTCTCCAAAATAAAAGAGCAGGGCTATAATACCATTCAGGTGATGGCCGTGCAGGAACATCCCTACTACGGATCTTTCGGTTACCATGTGAGTAATTTCTTTGCTCCAAGTAGTCGGTTTGGTACGCCTCATGATTTGAAATACCTGGTAGACACTGCCCACAAGTTGGGCATTGCCGTGATCATGGACATTGTGCACTCGCATGCCGTGAAGAACCTGGCCGAAGGGCTGAATGAATTTGACGGGTCTGACGATCAGTACTTCCACCCGGGAGGACGTGGCTTCCATACCCTGTGGGACTCCAAGCTTTTCAATTATGGAAAAGAGGAGGTGCTCAGGTTTTTGCTCTCCAATGTAAAATACTGGTTGGAAGAGTTTCATATGGATGGCTTCCGCTACGACGGGGTTACCTCTATGCTCTATTTCCACCATGGCGATATATCCTTTGACCACTACGAAAAGTATTTCAAGGATGTAGACTGGGACGTGCTCACCTACTTTCAGCTAGCCAATGATCTCATCAAGGAGATTAAACCTAAAGGCATTTCCATTGCGGAGGATATGAGCGGAATGCCTGGCCTTTGCCGACCGGTGAGTGAAGGGGGAATGGGGTTTGATTTCAGACTGGGTATGGGTATACCGGACTATTGGATCAAGTTGCTCAAGCACAAACATGATGAGCAGTGGAATATCCACGAAATGTGGGATACCTTGACCAACCGACGGTATGGAGAGCGGACCATTGCCTATGCCGAGTCGCACGACCAGGCACTGGTGGGGGATAAGTCCATTGCCTTTTGGCTGATGGATAAGGAGATGTATACCCATATGCATAAGGATACTCCCAGCCTGATTATCGATCGGGGCATTGCACTGCACAAAATGATCCGTCTCTTTACGCTGAGTCTTGGCGGGGAGGGCTGGTTGAATTTTATCGGAAATGAATTTGGCCATCCTGAGTGGGTAGATTTCCCAAGAGAAGGCAATGGCTGGAGCTACAAATATGCACGGCGACAATGGAATCTGCAGGAACATCCTGACCTGAGGTATAAGCAGCTGTATAACTTTGGCGCGGCAATGGTGCAGATGGCCAATGACGAGAAAATTGTGGGATCATTGCCTGCTCAGCAGCTCAATATGGACGAGGACAATAAGGCCATCATCTTCGAGCGCAACAACCTGATTTTTGCGTTTAATTTTTCCCCAACCAATTCCGTTCCGGATTATCGGTTCAAGGTACCAGTACCGGGCAAATACAAAATCATATTAAACTCTGACAAAGGAGAGTTTGGCGGCCATGACCGCATTGATGACGAAATGACCTACCCTACAGTGGCTTTGTTTGGGGAGCATTTTTTGAGCGTATATCTACCTAGTAGAGTGGCCATAGTATTGAAAAAGGTGAAATAA
- a CDS encoding DUF4097 family beta strand repeat-containing protein, which yields MKKSIIICIGLFAAVAALAQEKFSEQFTIPLSKPGAPARIELDHLNGDITVTGYSGSEVIITASASGSSLQHGCDDCHEDKKSAPPGMKRVNANPMELRAKESNNVVSIESDSWKRRMNIEIKAPIKADLDLNTVHGTITVKGINGTMEISGVNGGIALENISGSVVANTVNGDVKVTFKSLTAGEPMSFVTLNGDVDVTLPANAKATTKLRSERGEIYTDFDMALERSKTNVKKESGEYEVSINSWVYGKINGGGPEFTFKNMHGSIIVRKGN from the coding sequence ATGAAAAAATCAATCATTATATGCATAGGCCTCTTCGCAGCAGTAGCCGCTTTGGCCCAGGAAAAATTCTCAGAGCAGTTTACCATCCCACTGAGTAAGCCGGGCGCACCCGCCCGCATCGAGCTGGATCACCTGAATGGGGACATCACGGTGACAGGCTACAGCGGAAGTGAAGTGATCATCACCGCCTCGGCATCTGGTAGTTCACTACAGCACGGATGTGACGACTGCCATGAAGATAAGAAGTCAGCGCCTCCCGGAATGAAGCGGGTCAATGCCAACCCAATGGAACTCCGAGCCAAGGAAAGCAACAATGTTGTGAGCATAGAGTCCGACTCGTGGAAGCGCCGAATGAACATTGAGATCAAAGCGCCCATCAAAGCCGACCTGGACCTGAACACTGTACATGGTACCATTACCGTGAAGGGCATCAACGGCACCATGGAAATCTCCGGCGTGAATGGTGGCATCGCGCTGGAAAACATCTCCGGGTCAGTAGTGGCCAATACAGTGAATGGGGATGTGAAGGTCACCTTCAAGTCTTTGACCGCTGGTGAGCCTATGTCCTTTGTCACACTCAATGGAGACGTGGATGTGACCCTCCCGGCCAACGCCAAAGCCACCACCAAGCTGCGCTCGGAGCGTGGTGAGATCTACACCGACTTTGATATGGCGCTGGAGCGATCCAAAACCAATGTGAAAAAAGAGAGTGGCGAGTATGAAGTGTCTATCAATAGCTGGGTCTATGGCAAAATCAATGGCGGTGGCCCCGAGTTTACCTTCAAAAACATGCACGGGAGCATCATTGTGCGTAAGGGAAATTAA
- a CDS encoding DUF2126 domain-containing protein: MSIKVAVRHYTKYTYDKHIELSPQVIRLRPAPHSRTFIKGYSLNIKPEGHFINWQQDPFGNYLARIVFPEKVDHFEVDVEVIADMVVINPFDFFIEEYAEKFPFQYEEYLKRQLSPYLEVTENGPLLMELVTRAKEKKLEEMNTVDYLVALNQMVNQALSYNIRMEPGVQSCEETLQLASGSCRDFSWVLVQLLRHVGLASRFVSGYLIQLKADQKALDGPSGTEEDFTDLHAWAEVYLPGAGWVGLDSTSGLFAGEGHIPLACTPEPQSAAPISGFAEPAKTEFYFENTVKRIEETPRVTKPYSEEQWAQIMAVGDQVDADLNANNVKMTMGGEPTFVSIDNNDAPEWNSEADGEHKRKLSNQLFHQLKESYGKGALMQYGQGKWYPGEPLPRWKLACYWRLDGQPIWHNDALLADISKDYDLKHTDAAKFIEALTSELNVDKTNITPAYEDPFYFIWEESKVPVNVDLLKIDLKSPLERQKLAQLLQDGLDKPVGYAVPLSWDLEHTSWQSCKWSFRKKNLFLVPGNSPIGLRLPLDSIQYTDPEDEEIRPERDLFEETDALPLSGEAASFEPDSRPFNNSDKIFKTSLLTEIRDGKLFVFFPPVTHFEHYLDLVGAVERTAEKLQIPVLIEGYDPPADNRVQKLMITPDPGVIEVNIHPAKTWRELLSNYEILYDKARESRLTTEKFNLDGRHTGTGGGNHVTIGGSKPAESPILRRPDVLKSFITYWQHHPALSYLFSTQFIGPTSQAPRVDEGRDDILYELELAFQQVPNHKEDDVPYWLVDRIFRNLLVDITGNTHRAEFCIDKLYSPDSSTGRLGILEFRGFDMPPHYRMGMVQFLLIRALLSWFWKNPYDHKLVRWGTQLHDRFLLPHYCYKDMTEVVNDLRNAGYDFDISWFDPFFSFRFPFVGELQVDDIHIELKMAIEPWHVLGEEMSSSGTARFVDSSLERLQVKISGMTDSRYQLMCNGLRIPLKNTGVQGEYVSGIRYRAWQPPSALHPTLGVDTPLVIDLYDTWTKKSVAACKYHVAHPGGRNYNTFPVNSFEAESRRISRFFDFGHSINLVEPTVEQPTSVGRFITKVNILTNYEATGEVVNPEFPHTMDLRRYKSVK; this comes from the coding sequence ATGTCCATAAAAGTAGCAGTCAGGCATTACACCAAATACACCTACGACAAGCACATCGAGCTGAGCCCGCAAGTGATCCGTCTTCGCCCTGCTCCGCATTCGCGTACTTTCATCAAGGGGTATTCGCTCAACATCAAGCCGGAGGGGCATTTCATCAACTGGCAGCAGGACCCCTTTGGCAACTACCTGGCGCGGATTGTCTTTCCAGAAAAGGTAGATCACTTTGAAGTAGACGTTGAGGTGATTGCTGACATGGTGGTGATCAATCCGTTTGACTTTTTCATTGAAGAGTATGCGGAAAAATTTCCTTTTCAGTATGAAGAATACCTGAAAAGGCAACTCTCTCCCTACCTGGAGGTCACTGAAAATGGGCCCCTCCTGATGGAACTGGTGACACGCGCCAAAGAGAAAAAACTGGAAGAGATGAACACCGTGGATTATCTGGTCGCCCTCAATCAGATGGTCAATCAGGCGCTCTCCTATAACATACGCATGGAGCCCGGGGTACAATCCTGTGAGGAAACACTCCAGCTGGCTTCCGGTTCTTGCCGTGACTTTTCATGGGTTCTTGTGCAGCTCCTGCGGCATGTCGGACTGGCCTCCCGGTTTGTATCTGGCTACCTCATCCAGCTCAAAGCTGACCAAAAAGCCCTGGACGGACCTTCGGGCACCGAAGAAGACTTCACCGACCTGCATGCCTGGGCGGAAGTGTACCTGCCAGGTGCCGGGTGGGTAGGGTTGGACTCCACTTCAGGTCTCTTTGCCGGAGAAGGTCACATACCCCTCGCCTGCACACCAGAGCCGCAAAGCGCAGCCCCCATTTCAGGATTTGCAGAACCCGCCAAAACAGAATTTTACTTTGAGAATACCGTCAAACGAATTGAAGAGACACCCAGGGTGACTAAGCCCTATTCCGAAGAGCAATGGGCCCAGATCATGGCAGTAGGAGATCAGGTAGATGCGGATCTGAATGCAAACAACGTGAAAATGACAATGGGTGGCGAGCCCACCTTTGTGTCCATAGATAACAACGACGCCCCTGAATGGAACTCCGAAGCAGATGGTGAGCACAAGAGAAAGCTCTCCAATCAGCTATTTCACCAACTGAAAGAATCCTATGGAAAGGGAGCGTTGATGCAGTACGGACAAGGTAAATGGTATCCCGGAGAGCCACTGCCTCGCTGGAAACTGGCCTGCTACTGGCGCCTGGATGGCCAACCCATCTGGCACAATGACGCCCTGCTGGCAGATATCTCCAAAGATTATGACCTCAAACACACAGATGCCGCTAAATTCATAGAAGCACTCACCTCCGAACTGAATGTTGACAAGACCAATATCACTCCGGCCTATGAAGACCCCTTCTATTTCATCTGGGAGGAAAGCAAAGTGCCCGTGAATGTGGATCTCCTTAAAATAGACCTGAAATCTCCACTGGAAAGGCAAAAACTGGCCCAGCTGCTACAAGATGGACTGGACAAACCTGTGGGCTATGCCGTGCCTTTGTCATGGGATTTGGAGCACACATCCTGGCAGAGCTGCAAGTGGAGCTTTCGCAAAAAGAACCTATTCCTTGTACCTGGAAACTCACCCATCGGGCTCCGGCTACCACTGGACTCTATCCAATATACCGACCCGGAAGACGAGGAAATCCGTCCGGAGCGAGACCTTTTTGAAGAAACCGACGCCTTGCCCTTATCGGGTGAAGCTGCTTCTTTCGAACCCGACAGCAGGCCGTTCAACAACTCCGACAAAATCTTTAAAACCTCATTGCTTACTGAAATTCGGGACGGCAAACTCTTTGTCTTTTTCCCGCCGGTCACTCATTTTGAGCACTACCTGGACCTGGTAGGGGCTGTAGAGCGAACAGCCGAAAAGCTGCAAATTCCGGTTTTGATAGAAGGGTATGACCCGCCTGCCGACAACCGGGTGCAAAAGCTCATGATCACACCCGATCCGGGGGTGATAGAGGTGAATATCCATCCGGCCAAAACATGGCGAGAGCTCCTCAGCAACTACGAAATCCTTTATGACAAAGCCCGCGAGTCGCGCCTGACTACTGAAAAATTTAACCTGGATGGCAGGCACACCGGCACTGGTGGCGGAAATCATGTAACCATTGGGGGCAGCAAGCCCGCAGAAAGTCCAATCCTTCGCAGGCCCGATGTGTTGAAGAGTTTTATCACCTACTGGCAGCACCATCCGGCACTTTCCTATCTGTTCTCCACGCAATTTATTGGGCCCACCAGTCAGGCCCCACGTGTGGATGAAGGCCGGGATGATATCCTCTATGAACTAGAGTTGGCTTTTCAGCAAGTACCCAACCACAAAGAAGACGATGTGCCATATTGGCTCGTAGATCGCATTTTCAGAAACCTGCTGGTGGACATCACAGGCAATACCCATCGGGCGGAGTTCTGTATAGACAAACTTTACTCGCCAGACTCCAGCACGGGGCGTTTGGGAATTTTGGAGTTTCGGGGCTTCGATATGCCACCACACTACCGCATGGGGATGGTGCAGTTTCTGCTGATCAGAGCCCTGCTTAGTTGGTTTTGGAAAAACCCATATGACCACAAGCTGGTCAGGTGGGGCACGCAGCTCCACGACCGGTTTTTGCTGCCTCACTATTGCTATAAAGACATGACCGAGGTGGTCAATGACCTGCGCAATGCCGGGTATGACTTTGACATTTCATGGTTCGATCCGTTTTTCAGTTTCCGCTTTCCATTTGTTGGGGAGCTACAGGTAGATGACATCCATATCGAACTGAAAATGGCGATAGAGCCCTGGCATGTACTGGGTGAGGAAATGTCCAGCTCAGGTACAGCCCGCTTTGTGGACAGCTCTCTGGAGCGACTGCAAGTGAAAATTTCGGGGATGACAGACTCGCGCTACCAGCTCATGTGCAATGGCCTGAGGATTCCACTGAAAAACACTGGCGTGCAGGGAGAGTATGTGTCGGGTATTCGCTATCGGGCATGGCAGCCACCATCTGCGCTCCACCCCACCCTGGGTGTGGATACTCCGCTGGTCATAGACCTATACGACACCTGGACAAAAAAATCTGTGGCCGCCTGCAAATACCATGTGGCCCATCCAGGAGGTAGAAATTACAACACCTTCCCGGTCAATAGCTTTGAGGCAGAGTCACGAAGGATCTCCAGATTTTTTGACTTTGGACATTCTATCAACCTGGTGGAGCCCACAGTGGAGCAACCCACTTCGGTAGGCAGATTTATCACCAAAGTGAATATCCTCACCAACTATGAAGCAACCGGTGAGGTAGTGAACCCGGAGTTTCCACACACCATGGACCTCAGAAGATACAAAAGCGTGAAGTAG
- a CDS encoding endonuclease/exonuclease/phosphatase family protein, with the protein MKALFVVCFAFILGTGWSQDLSVMTYNIRLDHAGDGVNRWDMRKANMVAQLGFYEPDIFGIQEGLPHQVKYLDSALADYAYVGVGRDDGAEKGEFSAIYYQAEQFNLLQSGTFWLSTTPEKPSVGWDAALPRVCTYGLFEKKSDGQKFWVFNTHFDHIGVEARVNSMKLILDQMERFNKQKLPTVLMGDLNVEPTEGPILEMTRKLDDTRAVAKLTFGPDATFNGFRFEETPQKRIDYIAINEQFDALKYAVLTDSNDQKYISDHFAVYCELAFK; encoded by the coding sequence ATGAAAGCGCTTTTTGTAGTCTGCTTCGCATTTATTTTAGGGACAGGATGGTCCCAGGACCTCTCCGTCATGACCTACAACATCCGGCTGGATCATGCTGGTGATGGGGTGAATAGGTGGGACATGCGCAAGGCCAACATGGTGGCACAGCTCGGATTTTATGAGCCTGATATTTTCGGAATTCAGGAGGGCCTACCCCATCAGGTGAAATACCTCGATTCGGCACTTGCCGACTATGCCTATGTGGGTGTGGGGCGCGACGATGGTGCTGAAAAAGGTGAATTTAGTGCCATTTATTACCAGGCAGAGCAATTCAATTTACTTCAAAGTGGTACCTTCTGGTTGTCTACCACACCCGAAAAACCATCAGTAGGCTGGGATGCCGCACTGCCTCGTGTTTGTACCTATGGGCTCTTCGAAAAGAAATCTGACGGACAAAAATTTTGGGTGTTCAACACCCATTTTGATCACATTGGGGTGGAAGCTCGGGTGAACTCCATGAAGTTGATTTTGGATCAGATGGAGCGTTTCAACAAGCAAAAACTACCAACTGTACTGATGGGTGATTTGAATGTAGAACCTACCGAAGGACCCATTCTGGAGATGACCAGGAAACTTGATGATACACGTGCAGTGGCCAAGCTGACGTTTGGTCCGGATGCCACCTTCAATGGTTTCAGATTTGAAGAAACTCCCCAGAAGAGAATTGACTACATCGCTATCAACGAACAGTTTGATGCGCTGAAGTATGCGGTTCTTACGGACTCCAATGATCAAAAGTATATTTCTGATCACTTTGCAGTATACTGTGAATTGGCATTTAAGTGA
- a CDS encoding ABC transporter permease, with product MIRNFLKVALRSIQRNKVYSLLNILGLAIGLACAMLILLWVQDEMNYDSHHQNVKSIYQVMENQHYADRIGTTFSTPGPLGPYLKETYPEVKYSSRLTWESENLFTYQEQSFYEQGRFVDADFFHIFTFEFLEGNPQSPFTDKTSMVLTEKLAQKYFGNESAVGKVIKMNNETNFTVTGVVKSWPANTTNGDFDYLINFDYFWEDNLTWLDRWGNNNVRCFIQLQENIESSDFEGKIAHLLDEKNEDNAIVLFLHPLERVHLYSSWDNGVADGGRIRYVRIFTIVAFFILLIACINFMNLATAQAVKRAKEVGLRKVVGAYRGNLIAQFLSESVIFAFLGGVIALLLVLLLLPAFNTLTEKAIPFVLNPSALLLLATLVFVTGLLSGSYPAFYIASFQPASVLKGQMKSGKGASRFRKVLVTTQFVLSIIMIFCTIVVYQQLVFVQNQETGFDKQGLVYVEMHQNMRDKFQVIKQQLSQNPAIQSVAAMSQAPLGFNSSTWGFDWPGKDPQSKILFTNLSIDNTFTETFRIPLAAGRSFDPQFTTDTLHFMINEASAVAMGFKPEEVVDQPVTLWGDRKGKVIGVFKDFNFSSSKSKIRPLLMLHDPDWYNHIVVRANEGQNAAAIQALEEIYQEFAPAYPFEYQFVDDKWKEFYDNEARTASLFNTFALVAIFISCLGLFGLAAFTIQQRTKEIGVRKVLGASVLSIIQITTREFTILVLMAALIGSPVAWYLMDMWLEDFAFRIDVTFFIPLVATAIAISVAIVTVAYHAFMASHTNPVEALKYE from the coding sequence ATGATACGGAATTTCCTGAAAGTAGCCCTCAGAAGCATCCAACGAAACAAAGTTTACAGTCTGCTGAATATCCTCGGACTGGCCATTGGACTGGCCTGCGCCATGCTCATCCTTCTATGGGTGCAAGACGAAATGAACTACGACAGCCACCACCAAAATGTCAAAAGTATTTATCAGGTGATGGAAAACCAGCATTATGCAGACCGCATAGGCACCACCTTTTCTACCCCCGGGCCACTGGGACCCTACCTCAAAGAAACGTACCCTGAGGTGAAGTATTCCAGCAGGCTCACCTGGGAGTCTGAGAATCTTTTCACTTATCAAGAGCAGTCATTTTACGAGCAGGGCCGATTCGTAGATGCCGACTTCTTCCACATCTTCACCTTCGAGTTTTTGGAAGGAAACCCACAATCACCCTTCACCGACAAAACCTCCATGGTGCTCACAGAGAAGCTGGCGCAGAAGTACTTTGGCAACGAAAGCGCCGTGGGCAAGGTGATCAAAATGAACAATGAGACCAACTTCACCGTGACAGGCGTGGTGAAAAGCTGGCCAGCCAATACCACCAATGGTGATTTTGATTACCTGATCAATTTTGACTACTTCTGGGAGGATAACCTCACCTGGCTGGACCGCTGGGGCAACAACAACGTTCGCTGCTTCATACAGCTGCAAGAAAACATTGAATCAAGTGACTTTGAGGGCAAAATCGCCCACCTGCTGGATGAAAAGAATGAAGACAATGCCATTGTACTCTTTCTTCATCCACTCGAAAGGGTACACCTCTACTCCAGCTGGGACAATGGAGTGGCAGACGGAGGCCGTATTCGCTATGTGCGCATTTTTACCATCGTGGCTTTCTTTATTCTCCTGATCGCCTGCATCAACTTCATGAACCTGGCCACCGCACAGGCCGTCAAGCGTGCCAAGGAGGTGGGCTTGAGAAAAGTAGTCGGCGCCTACAGAGGCAACCTGATCGCTCAGTTTCTGAGTGAGTCGGTGATCTTTGCATTTTTAGGTGGTGTCATCGCCCTGCTGCTGGTGTTGCTACTGCTACCGGCCTTTAACACCCTCACAGAAAAAGCCATCCCCTTCGTACTCAACCCAAGCGCCCTTCTCCTCCTCGCCACCCTGGTATTTGTCACCGGGCTACTATCGGGGAGCTATCCCGCATTCTATATCGCCAGCTTCCAGCCGGCCAGCGTGCTGAAGGGTCAGATGAAAAGTGGGAAAGGAGCTTCCCGGTTTAGAAAAGTATTGGTCACCACCCAGTTTGTGCTTTCGATCATCATGATTTTCTGCACCATAGTGGTCTATCAGCAGTTGGTCTTTGTGCAAAACCAGGAAACAGGATTTGACAAACAAGGCTTGGTCTACGTGGAAATGCACCAAAACATGCGTGACAAATTCCAGGTCATCAAGCAGCAGTTGTCGCAAAATCCGGCCATCCAGTCTGTAGCGGCTATGAGTCAGGCACCGCTGGGTTTCAATAGTTCCACCTGGGGTTTTGACTGGCCCGGTAAAGACCCACAGTCCAAAATTCTCTTTACCAACCTCTCCATTGATAACACCTTTACTGAGACCTTCCGGATCCCACTGGCAGCGGGCAGAAGCTTCGACCCACAGTTCACCACCGACACCCTCCACTTCATGATCAACGAAGCCTCTGCTGTAGCCATGGGTTTCAAGCCTGAAGAAGTGGTAGATCAGCCAGTCACCCTCTGGGGCGACCGCAAAGGGAAGGTCATTGGAGTATTCAAGGATTTTAATTTCAGCTCTTCGAAGAGCAAAATCAGACCGCTCCTCATGCTTCACGATCCCGACTGGTACAATCACATCGTGGTGAGGGCCAATGAAGGGCAAAATGCTGCAGCCATTCAGGCATTGGAAGAAATCTATCAGGAATTCGCTCCGGCATACCCTTTCGAATACCAGTTTGTCGATGACAAATGGAAGGAGTTTTATGACAATGAAGCCCGCACGGCCAGCCTGTTCAACACCTTCGCGCTGGTGGCTATTTTCATTTCATGCCTTGGCCTGTTTGGCCTGGCAGCTTTCACCATCCAGCAGCGCACCAAAGAAATAGGGGTGCGAAAGGTGCTGGGAGCATCGGTGTTGTCCATCATTCAGATCACCACCCGCGAGTTCACCATACTGGTTCTAATGGCAGCGCTCATTGGATCACCCGTGGCCTGGTACCTCATGGACATGTGGTTGGAAGATTTTGCTTTTCGGATAGACGTCACCTTCTTCATTCCGTTGGTGGCTACGGCCATTGCCATCAGTGTAGCCATCGTCACCGTGGCCTATCATGCCTTCATGGCCAGCCATACCAATCCGGTGGAGGCACTTAAGTATGAATAA
- a CDS encoding RNA polymerase sigma factor, with amino-acid sequence MLNSLDDHAIMLKVKAGDVEKLGLLYHRYSRRLFGFFYRMTSDSATSEDLVQNVFMRMLKYKHSYSERGNFEAWTFHMARNVHKDHLRKNKRYSWQEDMSGWEAHLKHNDTQETFHQKTDELEYLARAMQALSEDKREILELTRFQKMKYEKVGDLLGITESAVKVRVHRALKALKENYLKLDGPALGSMSNQAGAD; translated from the coding sequence ATGTTGAATTCACTGGATGATCATGCAATCATGCTGAAAGTAAAGGCCGGGGACGTGGAGAAACTCGGCTTGCTTTATCACCGCTATAGCCGGAGGTTATTTGGTTTTTTTTACCGGATGACCAGCGACTCAGCGACCAGCGAAGACCTGGTGCAAAATGTCTTTATGCGGATGCTAAAGTATAAACACAGCTATTCGGAGCGTGGCAACTTTGAAGCATGGACGTTTCATATGGCCCGCAATGTGCACAAAGATCATTTGCGTAAAAACAAGCGTTACTCCTGGCAGGAGGACATGTCGGGATGGGAGGCCCACCTGAAACACAACGATACACAGGAGACCTTCCACCAGAAAACCGACGAACTGGAATACCTGGCCCGGGCGATGCAAGCACTCTCTGAAGACAAACGGGAAATTTTGGAGCTCACGCGTTTTCAGAAAATGAAATATGAAAAAGTGGGTGATCTGCTGGGGATCACCGAGAGTGCTGTGAAAGTACGTGTCCACCGGGCACTCAAGGCGCTCAAGGAAAATTACCTGAAGCTGGATGGGCCGGCTCTGGGCTCCATGAGTAATCAGGCTGGTGCAGATTAG
- a CDS encoding HEAT repeat domain-containing protein, producing MKLSKDLATEWWMDNLEGQLDAERKLQLDAYLKENPELATELRETTAFWTQMENLESPAPSEAMDLKFEAMLSGYQSAANRRAFDWAPLTQWFRANWQVGFAALIIGLVVGTLIIPKPTQEVDQLAAEVQDMKKILMLTLIEKPQAQERIKAVNMVSEMPRSDEKVIEALVFTLNQDPSNNVRLAALEALMVYGSNSSVREALVSSIATQDSPLLQVALADAMVLLQEKSAAAQFSKVLSSSKVDDSIKSKLESTIQTLKEI from the coding sequence ATGAAACTGAGTAAGGATTTAGCTACAGAATGGTGGATGGACAATCTGGAAGGTCAACTGGATGCTGAGCGCAAGCTTCAGCTGGATGCCTACCTGAAGGAAAATCCTGAACTGGCCACAGAGCTCCGGGAGACCACCGCTTTTTGGACGCAAATGGAAAACCTGGAAAGCCCGGCTCCCAGTGAGGCGATGGACTTGAAGTTTGAAGCGATGCTCTCGGGGTATCAGTCTGCTGCCAACAGAAGGGCTTTTGATTGGGCACCATTGACACAGTGGTTTCGTGCCAACTGGCAGGTGGGCTTTGCCGCGCTCATCATCGGGCTGGTTGTCGGCACCCTGATCATTCCCAAACCCACTCAGGAGGTTGACCAACTGGCGGCCGAGGTACAGGATATGAAAAAAATCTTAATGCTCACCCTCATAGAAAAACCACAGGCCCAGGAGCGGATCAAGGCCGTGAATATGGTCAGTGAGATGCCCCGCTCTGATGAAAAAGTCATCGAAGCACTGGTATTCACCCTCAACCAGGATCCCAGCAACAACGTCCGGCTGGCGGCGCTGGAAGCTCTGATGGTTTATGGCAGTAATTCGAGCGTACGTGAAGCTTTAGTGTCGTCCATTGCCACACAGGATTCTCCACTCCTGCAGGTAGCCCTGGCCGATGCGATGGTCCTGCTACAGGAAAAATCCGCTGCAGCACAGTTCTCCAAAGTATTGAGTTCATCGAAAGTTGACGACAGCATCAAGTCAAAACTGGAATCAACTATTCAAACACTAAAAGAAATCTAA